One Elgaria multicarinata webbii isolate HBS135686 ecotype San Diego chromosome 6, rElgMul1.1.pri, whole genome shotgun sequence DNA segment encodes these proteins:
- the LOC134400066 gene encoding NACHT, LRR and PYD domains-containing protein 3-like isoform X2 codes for MADSGESIQDALLFALEDLRGENFKRFKYKLCFLHMEGRETIAQEKLANADRVDTVQLLLKAYGEEGAQEVAVQVLNSINVRNSATRLQNWKYNDWKKKYKRYIQDTFWNIPELGSDPALMVSLHQRYTELLLSRKLCPQERTHELVAVERRHRKEETHPGDCLEVGVENLFDPDAEGKSSRTVVLLGPAGVGKTTAMRKLMLDWASGKFWPAKFEYVFYISCRVVNYSSKPMSVDDLILNCCPPGTPLTEDIFLNQDSVLFLVDGFGELEHGGLPSDVPSSDPHKKQAAASLVMGLLRKNLLARCHLIVATRPLALGPLLQCLRLPQFVEVLGFRPAQRKEYFHHFFEDKEEATQAFELVRSNATVFSMCFLPVVCWVICTIFRQKPQRECLKDIPETATVTEIHMRLLLSFLECHSRWSDLEGLCSLAKDGMLQKTMAFDKEVLKDHGLGCSGLENLSSSKNVLHPDTHITTTYRFIHLSFQEFFAALFYLLDTDTDTERSFKDLAEVLGNKKEYSGTYFMFVHFLFGLSNTKRLSVLQETWGLKLSRTRLCQELLRWVKEEAKCHSFRKGEQLLELCHCLYEMEDPAFAKSVMAHVRNLDLQDQLFTKLDFAALSFCLSSADTLCSLQLSGYELGPTGVTQLFPGLLKSSEIQLNHCGLTAAACKDFAAIVSNQSLTSLDLGENPLEDFGVSLLCAGLIDPRCKLLSLRLHRCNLTAAACEPLSQFLASNQCLTELDLSENPLGDAGARKLCAGLSHPQSRLQRLTLSMKSLNQITRDKLRAATPPLMDLVSYYPPDCAVWPAGLKTTE; via the exons ATGGCAGATTCAGGGGAATCCATTCAAGATGCTTTGCTTTTTGCCCTGGAGGACctccgtggggagaatttcaagaggttcAAGTACAAGCTGTGCTTCCTCCATATGGAAGGGAGGGAGACCATCGCCCAGGAGAAGCTGGCGAACGCTGACCGGGTGGACACCGTGCAGCTGCTGCTTAAGGCCTACGGCGAGGAGGGGGCTCAGGAAGTGGCCGTCCAGGTCCTCAATTCCATCAACGTGCGGAATTCTGCTACCAGACTCCAGAATTGGAAATATAACG ACTGGAAGAAAAAATATAAACGATACATCCAGGACACGTTCTGGAATATCCCTGAATTGGGCTCTGATCCTGCCCTGATGGTGAGTCTCCACCAAAGATACACCGAGTTGCTTCTCAGCAGGAAACTGTGTCCTCAGGAGAGAACCCACGAGCTCGTGGCCGTGGAAAGAAGGCACCGGAAGGAGGAGACTCATCCAGGAGACTGCCTAGAAGTTGGCGTGGAGAATCTCTTTGATCCTGATGCTGAGGGGAAAAGCTCCAGAACCGTTGTGCTACTTGGAcctgctggggtggggaagacCACGGCCATGAGGAAGTTGATGCTGGACTGGGCATCTGGAAAATTCTGGCCGGCGaagtttgaatatgttttttacatttcttgtAGAGTGGTGAACTACAGCAGCAAGCCCATGAGTGTGGACGACCTGATACtcaactgctgccctccaggaaCTCCCCTGACAGAGGACATCTTCTTGAACCAAGACAGCGTCCTCTTTCTGGTGGATGGTTTTGGCGAACTGGAGCACGGTGGTCTTCCGAGTGACGTGCCAAGCAGTGACCCACATAAAAAGCAGGCTGCCGCAAGCCTGGTGATGGGTCTGCTTCGGAAAAACCTCCTTGCCAGGTGCCACCTCATTGTGGCTACAAGGCCTTTGGCTCTGGGGCCACTCCTGCAGTGCCTGAGGTTGCCTCAGTTTGTGGAGGTCCTGGGATTTCGCCCAGCTCAGAGGAAGGAGTATTTCCACCACTTCTTTGAGGACAAGGAAGAAGCCACTCAAGCCTTTGAACTTGTCAGAAGCAATGCAACTGTTTTCAGTATGTGCTTCCTCCCCGTTGTGTGTTGGGTTATCTGCACCATCTTCAGGCAGAAACCCCAAAGGGAGTGCCTTAAAGATATCCCAGAGACTGCAACGGTCACAGAAATTCACATGCGGCTCCTCCTTAGTTTCTTGGAGTGTCACTCCAGGTGGAGTGATCTGGAAGGACTTTGCTCCTTAGCCAAGGATGGGATGCTCCAGAAGACAATGGCCTTTGACAAAGAAGTGCTGAAAGACCATGGTTTGGGCTGTTCAGGCTTGGAAAACCTTTCTTCAAGTAAGAACGTTCTCCATCCAGATACCCACATAACAACCACGTACAGGTTCATCCACTTAAGTTTCCAGGAGTTCTTTGCTGCCTTGTTCTACCTTCTGGACACAGATACGGACACAGAAAGGTCTTTCAAAGACCTGGCCGAGGTACTTGGAAATAAGAAAGAATACAGCGGCACCTACTTCATGTtcgtgcatttcctctttggcctCTCCAATACGAAGAGGTTGAGCGTTCTGCAAGAAACGTGGGGCCTAAAACTGTCCCGAACAAGGCTCTGTCAAGAGTTGTTGAGGTGGGTGAAGGAGGAAGCCAAGTGCCATTCCTTCAGGAAAGGGGAGCAACTGCTGGAATTGTGTCATTGCCTCTACGAGATGGAGGACCCTGCATTTGCAAAGAGCGTCATGGCACATGTCCGCAACCTGGACCTCCAAGACCAGCTCTTTACCAAGCTAGATTTTGCAGCGCTCTCATTTTGCCTATCATCAGCTGACACTCTCTGCTCACTACAACTCTCTGGTTATGAGCTGGGGCCTACAGGGGTTACCCAGCTCTTTCCAGGACTTCTGAAGTCTTCAGAGATTCA GCTGAACCATTGCGGGCTCACAGCTGCCGCATGCAAAGATTTCGCTGCCATTGTGAGCAATCAGAGTCTGACCAGTTTGGACCTGGGTGAAAATCCACTGGAAGATTTTGGCGTAAGCCTCTTATGTGCTGGTCTTATTGATCCACGCTGTAAGCTACTGAGTCTCCG GCTGCATCGCTGCAATCTCACAGCCGCTGCATGTGAGCCCCTTTCGCAGTTCCTGGCATCTAATCAGTGCCTCACCGAACTGGACCTGAGCGAGAACCCCCTGGGCGATGCGGGAGCCAGGAAGTTGTGCGCGGGGCTGAGCCACCCACAATCTAGGCTGCAAAGACTCAC
- the LOC134400066 gene encoding NACHT, LRR and PYD domains-containing protein 12-like isoform X1 has protein sequence MADSGESIQDALLFALEDLRGENFKRFKYKLCFLHMEGRETIAQEKLANADRVDTVQLLLKAYGEEGAQEVAVQVLNSINVRNSATRLQNWKYNDWKKKYKRYIQDTFWNIPELGSDPALMVSLHQRYTELLLSRKLCPQERTHELVAVERRHRKEETHPGDCLEVGVENLFDPDAEGKSSRTVVLLGPAGVGKTTAMRKLMLDWASGKFWPAKFEYVFYISCRVVNYSSKPMSVDDLILNCCPPGTPLTEDIFLNQDSVLFLVDGFGELEHGGLPSDVPSSDPHKKQAAASLVMGLLRKNLLARCHLIVATRPLALGPLLQCLRLPQFVEVLGFRPAQRKEYFHHFFEDKEEATQAFELVRSNATVFSMCFLPVVCWVICTIFRQKPQRECLKDIPETATVTEIHMRLLLSFLECHSRWSDLEGLCSLAKDGMLQKTMAFDKEVLKDHGLGCSGLENLSSSKNVLHPDTHITTTYRFIHLSFQEFFAALFYLLDTDTDTERSFKDLAEVLGNKKEYSGTYFMFVHFLFGLSNTKRLSVLQETWGLKLSRTRLCQELLRWVKEEAKCHSFRKGEQLLELCHCLYEMEDPAFAKSVMAHVRNLDLQDQLFTKLDFAALSFCLSSADTLCSLQLSGYELGPTGVTQLFPGLLKSSEIQLNHCGLTAAACKDFAAIVSNQSLTSLDLGENPLEDFGVSLLCAGLIDPRCKLLSLRLHRCNLTAAACEPLSQFLASNQCLTELDLSENPLGDAGARKLCAGLSHPQSRLQRLTLHDCDLTGSACKDLASVVKTHKTLTELGLGANSLGNQGVRQLCAVLRNCKLQRLALSMKSLNQITRDKLRAATPPLMDLVSYYPPDCAVWPAGLKTTE, from the exons ATGGCAGATTCAGGGGAATCCATTCAAGATGCTTTGCTTTTTGCCCTGGAGGACctccgtggggagaatttcaagaggttcAAGTACAAGCTGTGCTTCCTCCATATGGAAGGGAGGGAGACCATCGCCCAGGAGAAGCTGGCGAACGCTGACCGGGTGGACACCGTGCAGCTGCTGCTTAAGGCCTACGGCGAGGAGGGGGCTCAGGAAGTGGCCGTCCAGGTCCTCAATTCCATCAACGTGCGGAATTCTGCTACCAGACTCCAGAATTGGAAATATAACG ACTGGAAGAAAAAATATAAACGATACATCCAGGACACGTTCTGGAATATCCCTGAATTGGGCTCTGATCCTGCCCTGATGGTGAGTCTCCACCAAAGATACACCGAGTTGCTTCTCAGCAGGAAACTGTGTCCTCAGGAGAGAACCCACGAGCTCGTGGCCGTGGAAAGAAGGCACCGGAAGGAGGAGACTCATCCAGGAGACTGCCTAGAAGTTGGCGTGGAGAATCTCTTTGATCCTGATGCTGAGGGGAAAAGCTCCAGAACCGTTGTGCTACTTGGAcctgctggggtggggaagacCACGGCCATGAGGAAGTTGATGCTGGACTGGGCATCTGGAAAATTCTGGCCGGCGaagtttgaatatgttttttacatttcttgtAGAGTGGTGAACTACAGCAGCAAGCCCATGAGTGTGGACGACCTGATACtcaactgctgccctccaggaaCTCCCCTGACAGAGGACATCTTCTTGAACCAAGACAGCGTCCTCTTTCTGGTGGATGGTTTTGGCGAACTGGAGCACGGTGGTCTTCCGAGTGACGTGCCAAGCAGTGACCCACATAAAAAGCAGGCTGCCGCAAGCCTGGTGATGGGTCTGCTTCGGAAAAACCTCCTTGCCAGGTGCCACCTCATTGTGGCTACAAGGCCTTTGGCTCTGGGGCCACTCCTGCAGTGCCTGAGGTTGCCTCAGTTTGTGGAGGTCCTGGGATTTCGCCCAGCTCAGAGGAAGGAGTATTTCCACCACTTCTTTGAGGACAAGGAAGAAGCCACTCAAGCCTTTGAACTTGTCAGAAGCAATGCAACTGTTTTCAGTATGTGCTTCCTCCCCGTTGTGTGTTGGGTTATCTGCACCATCTTCAGGCAGAAACCCCAAAGGGAGTGCCTTAAAGATATCCCAGAGACTGCAACGGTCACAGAAATTCACATGCGGCTCCTCCTTAGTTTCTTGGAGTGTCACTCCAGGTGGAGTGATCTGGAAGGACTTTGCTCCTTAGCCAAGGATGGGATGCTCCAGAAGACAATGGCCTTTGACAAAGAAGTGCTGAAAGACCATGGTTTGGGCTGTTCAGGCTTGGAAAACCTTTCTTCAAGTAAGAACGTTCTCCATCCAGATACCCACATAACAACCACGTACAGGTTCATCCACTTAAGTTTCCAGGAGTTCTTTGCTGCCTTGTTCTACCTTCTGGACACAGATACGGACACAGAAAGGTCTTTCAAAGACCTGGCCGAGGTACTTGGAAATAAGAAAGAATACAGCGGCACCTACTTCATGTtcgtgcatttcctctttggcctCTCCAATACGAAGAGGTTGAGCGTTCTGCAAGAAACGTGGGGCCTAAAACTGTCCCGAACAAGGCTCTGTCAAGAGTTGTTGAGGTGGGTGAAGGAGGAAGCCAAGTGCCATTCCTTCAGGAAAGGGGAGCAACTGCTGGAATTGTGTCATTGCCTCTACGAGATGGAGGACCCTGCATTTGCAAAGAGCGTCATGGCACATGTCCGCAACCTGGACCTCCAAGACCAGCTCTTTACCAAGCTAGATTTTGCAGCGCTCTCATTTTGCCTATCATCAGCTGACACTCTCTGCTCACTACAACTCTCTGGTTATGAGCTGGGGCCTACAGGGGTTACCCAGCTCTTTCCAGGACTTCTGAAGTCTTCAGAGATTCA GCTGAACCATTGCGGGCTCACAGCTGCCGCATGCAAAGATTTCGCTGCCATTGTGAGCAATCAGAGTCTGACCAGTTTGGACCTGGGTGAAAATCCACTGGAAGATTTTGGCGTAAGCCTCTTATGTGCTGGTCTTATTGATCCACGCTGTAAGCTACTGAGTCTCCG GCTGCATCGCTGCAATCTCACAGCCGCTGCATGTGAGCCCCTTTCGCAGTTCCTGGCATCTAATCAGTGCCTCACCGAACTGGACCTGAGCGAGAACCCCCTGGGCGATGCGGGAGCCAGGAAGTTGTGCGCGGGGCTGAGCCACCCACAATCTAGGCTGCAAAGACTCAC GTTGCACGACTGTGATCTCACTGGCAGCGCCTGCAAGGATCTTGCCTCTGTCGTAAAAACCCACAAGACCCTGACGGAGCTGGGCCTGGGAGCTAACAGCCTTGGAAATCAAGGCGTCAGGCAACTCTGCGCAGTGCTGAGGAACTGCAAACTTCAGAGACTGGC